A stretch of Triticum aestivum cultivar Chinese Spring chromosome 1D, IWGSC CS RefSeq v2.1, whole genome shotgun sequence DNA encodes these proteins:
- the LOC123182470 gene encoding probable glycerol-3-phosphate dehydrogenase [NAD(+)] 3, cytosolic — translation MVGSYANGAGKNGAAEGKLDELRRRLGKAEGDPLRIAGVGAGAWGSVFCALLQDAYGRDHRDKTQVRVWRRPGRAVDRATAEHLFEVINAREAVLRRLIRRCAYLKYVEARLGDRTLYADEILRDGFCLNMIDTPLCPLKVVTNLQEAVWDADIVINGLPSTETREVFGEIGRYWKERINPPIIISLAKGIEASLDPMPRIITPTQMIANATGVPLENILYLGGPNIASEIYNKEYANARICGSEKWRKPLSKFLRQPHFIVWDNSDLITHEVMGGLKNIYAIGAGMVAALTNESATSKAVYFSLCTSEMIYITHLLAEEPERLSGPLLADTYVTLLKGRNAWYGHKLAKAELTLEMGDSIKGKGTIQGVSAVNAFYELLSQGSISVTHPETKKHVAPVELCPILKTLYKILIKRELGTSSILEAIRDESMSDPRERIEMAQRQSLYRPSLLGLPKGDIKL, via the exons ATGGTGGGGAGCTACGCCAACGGAGCAGGTAAAAACGGCGCGGCGGAGGGGAAGCTggacgagctgcggcggcggctggggaAGGCGGAGGGGGACCCGCTCCGGATCGCCGGCGTGGGCGCGGGGGCCTGGGGGAGCGTCTTCTGCGCGCTGCTGCAGGACGCCTACGGCCGCGACCACCGCGACAAGACGCAGGTGCGCGTGTGGCGCCGCCCGGGCCGCGCCGTCGACCGCGCCACCGCCGAGCACCTCTTCGAGGTCATCAACGCCCGCGAGGCCGTCCTCCGCAGGCTCATCCGCCGCTGCGCCTACCTCAAGTACGTGGAGGCCCGCCTCGGCGACCGCACGCTCTACGCCGACGAGATCCTCCGCGACGGCTTCTGCCTCAACATGATCGACACGCCGCTCTGCCCGCTCAAGGTCGTCACCAACCTGCAGGAGGCCGTCTGGGACGCCGACATCGTCATCAACGGCCTGCCCTCCACCGAGACCAGGGAGGTGTTCGGGGAGATCGGGAGGTACTGGAAGGAGAGGATCAACCCGCCCATCATAATCTCGCTGGCCAAGGGGATCGAGGCGTCGCTCGATCCCATGCCTCGGATCATTACCCCCACGCAGATGATCGCCAATGCAA CTGGAGTTCCATTGGAGAATATTCTGTATCTCGGAGGTCCTAACATTGCATCTGAAATTTACAATAAAGAGTATGCAAACGCTCGCATCTGTGGGTCTGAGAAGTGGAGGAAGCCTCTTTCTAAATTTTTGCGGCAGCCTCATTTCATTGTATGGGATAATAGTGATCTCATTACTCATGAAGTCATGGGTGGCTTAAAGAACATATATGCCATTGGTGCTG GTATGGTGGCGGCACTGACCAATGAGAGCGCGACAAGCAAAGCAGTGTACTTTTCACTTTGCACGTCTGAAATGATATACATCACCCACCTCCTAGCGGAAGAGCCCGAGAGACTTTCCGGACCACTATTAGCAGATACTTATGTCACATTGCTGAAAGGTCGTAATGCATGGTATGGACATAAATTAGCCAAGGCAGAACTGACTCTGGAAATGGGGGACAGCATCAAAGGCAAAGGAACTATACAG GGTGTCTCTGCAGTCAATGCATTTTATGAACTCCTGAGTCAAGGCAGCATAAGCGTGACGCACCCAGAAACCAAGAAGCACGTTGCTCCTGTCGAGCTGTGTCCGATACTCAAAACACTTTACAAGATTTTAATCAAGAG GGAACTTGGTACCAGTTCCATCCTTGAGGCGATACGCGATGAATCAATGTCCGATCCACGGGAAAGAATCGAGATGGCACAGCGCCAATCCCTCTACCGGCCGTCTCTCCTCGGCCTGCCTAAAGGCGATATCAAGCTGTAG